Sequence from the Acidihalobacter prosperus genome:
TGCGCAGGACACGGGCCTGTTCGTCGCCCTGCAGCCGGGCGGGCCCGATACCATCGTCCCGTTGTGGCCGCAAGCGCAGCCGCTCAGCTACGCACAGCCGGATTTCGGCACCCACGTGAACTTCCGTCCGGGCGATTTCATCCAGGTCAACGCCGGGATCAACCGCCAGATGGTCGTGCGCGCCCTTGAACTGCTCGACGTGCGGCCGGACATGGACGTGCTGGAGCTGTTCAGCGGCCTGGGCAATTTCACTCTGCCGCTGCTCGCCCGCGGGGCGCGGGTGGTGGCCGTCGAAGTCGACCCCGCGATGACCGAGCGCGCCGCGCGCAACGCGATCGCGAACAGTCTTGCCGGCGCCGAGCAGCACGCCGCCGACCTGTTCGCGCCAGACCCCAAGGCGCCCTGGCTCGCCCGCCGCTACGACCGCGTGCTGCTCGACCCGCCGCGCTCCGGTGCGCGCGAGATGCTGCCGTACATCGCTCGTCTGGCGCCGGCGCGCATCGTCTACGTCTCCTGCGATCCGGCCACCCTCGCGCGCGATGCCGGGGAGTTGGCGAAGGTTCACGGCTACCGTCTCGAAGCGGCCGGCGTCATGGACATGTTCCCGCATACCGCCCACGTCGAGTCCATCGCCCTGTTCGTGCGTCCCGGCGCCTGACAGCTTGCTAGCGGATTCTCGCCTCTACTGGCTTTGCTGCGGGTGCATCTTCGCGATGTTGTCGGGACCTCCTTAGGTCAGTGAATGCATGGACCCCGTAGACGCCATTGCCGAACGCCGTATCCGCGAGGCGCTCGAACGCGGCGAACTGGACGATCTGCCCGGTGCGGGCCGTCCGCTGAATCTGGACGACGACGCTCATGTGCCACCGGAACTGCGCGCGGCTTATCGTCTGCTCAAGAATGCCGGTTTCCTGCCGCCGGAGGTCGAACTGCGCCGCGAGATCGGCGAGGCTCAGGGGCTCATCGATGCCGCGACCGGACCCGGGGAACGCGATCGGGCGCAGCGTCGCTTGGAGCTGCTGCACCTGCGCCTGCGGCTGCGCGGCGATTCAGGGCGTGATCCGCGATTGGACGAGGCCTACCGCGAGGCGGTGCAAGTGCGTCTCGACCGTTGCGGGAGCGGGGGCTGAGGCGGCTTTGTTCGATCCTGGATGTCGGGCAGTGGTATGCGTCGATGGTGCCTGCCGCGGCTTATCCCGTCACGGGGCTCGTAGCCGTTTCGGCTTCGGCAGGGTCCTTGGGCACCATCAGCAGGGTCCGGGTGCCGATACCCCAATCGGTTGCTCGCCACTGCTCGATGGGCAGGGTGAGGGTATAGGCGCCAGCGGTCGGCAGGTTGTCGAGCCGGTCGCCGGTCAATGCGTTTGCCAGCATCGTCAGGCCGGGATTGTGACCGACAATCAGCAGATGCGCATCCTCATCGGCCTGCCCGCGGAGGATCGTGAGCAGCGTCTGCACGCCGGCTTCGTAGATGCGCGGCTCCCAGAGGATGCGCGCGTGCGGGTAGGCGAGCGCATCGGCGACTGCTTCCGCCGTGGCGCGCGCGCGTAGCGCCGGGCTGCTGACGATGCGCGTGGGTTGAAGACCGCGCCGGGCGAGCCGGCGCCCCATGTTGGGGGCGTCGGTTCGTCCGCGACCATTGAGCGGACGCTCGAAATCGCCGAGATCGGGCCGTTTCCAGCTCGACTTGGCATGACGCAACAGCGTGAGTGTCTTCATGGTCGGCAGGCGCGCGCGGGTGATGCGTTACAGGAAGTCGGGCAGATGCTGACGCAGATGCAGGCCGTCAAAGGCGGTCAGATCCTTGGGTATCTCGCTGCTCACCTTGCCGCGCAGCGAACCGCCCATGCATTCGCGCAGGCGGCCGAGGAAGGCCGGTGCGGCGGCGATGTGCAGACGTTCGCAGGGCGTGTTGCGCATGACTTCGGCGAGCCTGTCGCAGACCATGCGTGCGAAGCGCATGGCCTCTTCGGATTTGGGGTCGACCCGGGGTGCCATGGCATGGCGGCTCTGGCCACTGGTGTCGTGCGCGCGGCCGGCCTTGTCGCTGAGCATGTCGCGGGCTTTCAGGCGCGCCTCGCTGTCGACCCAGGCGGCCTGCTCGACGAGCTTGCCGTTGCGGGAGGAGGAGCAGAAAAGGCGGGCGCGGCCGGCGTTGGCGACGAGAACCCAGATAGGATTGATCATATGCGTTGACCTCGCTGTGAGTGAAGGTGAACTGCATGGGGGGAATACCCCAAGATCAATTGAAGATGATGCGCCGCAGCGGGGCAAGGCCGATTCCGACGGGCGGCGGGGCGTCCGGTCTGCCGTCCCGCCGCGGGGTCGTCAGGAGGCGCTCGGCGGCAACATCTCGGCCGCGGCCTGAACGCCGGGCGACTTGCAGACCTTGGCGGGTTGCTGGCCGGTGGTCTGGCAGATCGCGGCGGTGATGAGATTGGCCTGTGGCATCACCACGCGCGACAGCATGCCCTTGGGATTGGCCAGCTTTTCCGCTATCTGAGCCCAGTCGAGCTTGGCATAGAGATCGGGGTTGACCGGTGCCCCGAGCAGCAGCCATCGGCCGCCGATGTAGAGGAAGGGGATACCATTGGGATGGGCGGTATAGGGCTCGGCATCGAACTCCTGGAACAGCTTGGCCGGCTGCCCCTTGAGCGGATCGAGCGGGTGCCCGAGCCGGTCGGCGGTTTCGACCGGGACGAAGTCCACGTGGCGGCTGCTGTACTGCGCCTTGGCGAAGGTGACGGTGGTGGTGTCGGGATACACGTCCTTGGGGCTGGAGCGCATGGTACGCAGGCCCTGGAAGTCGCCGAAG
This genomic interval carries:
- a CDS encoding SixA phosphatase family protein, coding for MKTLTLLRHAKSSWKRPDLGDFERPLNGRGRTDAPNMGRRLARRGLQPTRIVSSPALRARATAEAVADALAYPHARILWEPRIYEAGVQTLLTILRGQADEDAHLLIVGHNPGLTMLANALTGDRLDNLPTAGAYTLTLPIEQWRATDWGIGTRTLLMVPKDPAEAETATSPVTG
- a CDS encoding DnaJ family domain-containing protein; the protein is MDPVDAIAERRIREALERGELDDLPGAGRPLNLDDDAHVPPELRAAYRLLKNAGFLPPEVELRREIGEAQGLIDAATGPGERDRAQRRLELLHLRLRLRGDSGRDPRLDEAYREAVQVRLDRCGSGG
- a CDS encoding host attachment protein, which codes for MINPIWVLVANAGRARLFCSSSRNGKLVEQAAWVDSEARLKARDMLSDKAGRAHDTSGQSRHAMAPRVDPKSEEAMRFARMVCDRLAEVMRNTPCERLHIAAAPAFLGRLRECMGGSLRGKVSSEIPKDLTAFDGLHLRQHLPDFL
- a CDS encoding DUF929 family protein: MRQSRTLSPLRSAALAALPLLAALSAHAGSLMPPRADATLDQPLEPGIVKNLQKASQEGLAATRAPDFTSMQAIKGPNPGQAAGKSTVLYVGADYCPFCAALRWPLTIALMRFGDFQGLRTMRSSPKDVYPDTTTVTFAKAQYSSRHVDFVPVETADRLGHPLDPLKGQPAKLFQEFDAEPYTAHPNGIPFLYIGGRWLLLGAPVNPDLYAKLDWAQIAEKLANPKGMLSRVVMPQANLITAAICQTTGQQPAKVCKSPGVQAAAEMLPPSAS